A genomic segment from Lignipirellula cremea encodes:
- a CDS encoding vWA domain-containing protein, producing MTEINPGLRRLPVYLLLDCSGSMFGEPIEAVRQGLSLLRSDLQSDPQALETVWLSVITFDSEAKQVVPLTAIDMFQEPTLQASGTTSLGAAIKLLLDAIDREVRKTSAEQKGDFKPLVFLMTDGVATDNWEAPADDLKRKRPGNIIACAAGSGADETALKRITEIVVKLSDTSPGTLQAFFRWVSASVSTTSASVSAQGGAPVNIPPPPADEGIVIVP from the coding sequence ATGACAGAAATTAATCCGGGCTTGCGACGTTTGCCCGTCTACTTGTTGCTGGACTGTTCCGGCTCCATGTTTGGCGAGCCGATCGAGGCCGTAAGGCAAGGGCTGTCGCTACTGCGTTCCGACCTGCAGAGCGATCCCCAGGCGCTGGAAACCGTCTGGCTGAGCGTGATCACCTTTGACAGCGAAGCCAAACAGGTGGTGCCGCTGACGGCGATCGATATGTTCCAGGAGCCCACCCTGCAGGCCAGCGGCACCACCTCGCTGGGCGCGGCCATCAAACTGCTGCTCGACGCGATCGATCGGGAAGTTCGCAAAACGAGCGCCGAGCAAAAAGGCGATTTCAAACCGCTCGTGTTTTTAATGACCGACGGCGTCGCCACCGATAACTGGGAAGCTCCGGCCGACGACCTGAAACGGAAGCGGCCCGGCAATATCATCGCCTGCGCCGCCGGCTCCGGCGCGGACGAAACGGCCCTCAAACGCATTACGGAAATCGTCGTCAAACTCAGCGATACCTCGCCTGGCACGCTGCAGGCTTTCTTCCGCTGGGTTTCGGCCTCGGTCTCCACCACCAGCGCCAGCGTATCGGCCCAGGGCGGGGCTCCCGTCAACATCCCGCCGCCGCCCGCCGACGAAGGCATCGTGATCGTGCCGTAA
- a CDS encoding Gfo/Idh/MocA family protein — protein sequence MTQSPSRRDFLSTTAAATAAMAVPYFASPRVQAAEQQVAASDRITLGVIGIGPRCTYDMKSILQLKDVQCVAIAEVQQSRRAAGKDLVDTAYGNRDCKLYSDFRQMLDRDDIDAVLVATGDRWHAAASILAAEAGKDVYSEKPCGITIGDCQNISRTFEQTERIFQAGTQRRSVPNFQKVVELAQTGRLGKLQTLHATVYIPSLQNEWLPGEPTPAKQDCDWNMWLGPAPWRPYNKKYVSGGWRGQADFDSGARLLDWGAHTVDLCQWANQADDTMPLVYEPTDQNIICTYQNGVKLLIDFLPDPFGNRGPRWITRLGTCPVRFVGEEGSVETGDEGEIVASSPALAKELEQTQRVRGLDVSAHARNFFDCVKSRQQAVCNPTVMRRSHIACHAAALSWILQRKLTIDPQTETFVNDDEANRLRYRAARDWA from the coding sequence ATGACCCAAAGCCCCAGTCGCCGCGACTTCCTTTCCACAACCGCGGCCGCCACCGCCGCGATGGCGGTCCCGTACTTTGCTTCGCCCCGTGTCCAGGCTGCGGAACAGCAGGTCGCGGCGTCGGACCGTATTACGCTGGGCGTGATCGGGATCGGCCCCCGCTGCACCTACGATATGAAGTCGATCCTGCAGCTGAAAGACGTCCAATGCGTCGCGATTGCCGAGGTGCAGCAGTCCCGCCGGGCCGCTGGCAAGGATCTGGTCGACACGGCGTACGGGAACCGCGATTGCAAGCTGTACAGCGACTTCCGCCAGATGCTCGACCGCGACGACATCGACGCCGTGCTGGTCGCGACGGGCGATCGCTGGCATGCAGCCGCGTCGATCCTGGCAGCCGAAGCCGGCAAAGATGTGTACAGCGAAAAACCCTGCGGCATTACGATCGGCGATTGCCAGAACATCTCCCGCACCTTTGAACAGACAGAACGCATTTTCCAGGCCGGCACTCAGCGTCGCAGCGTGCCCAACTTTCAAAAAGTCGTCGAGCTGGCCCAGACTGGCCGGCTTGGGAAACTGCAGACACTGCATGCGACCGTTTATATCCCGTCGCTCCAGAACGAATGGCTGCCCGGCGAACCCACGCCAGCGAAGCAGGACTGCGACTGGAACATGTGGCTCGGTCCGGCGCCGTGGCGTCCTTATAACAAGAAGTACGTATCAGGCGGCTGGCGGGGCCAGGCCGACTTTGACAGCGGCGCTCGTCTGCTGGACTGGGGCGCCCATACGGTCGACCTGTGCCAGTGGGCCAACCAGGCCGACGACACCATGCCCCTGGTTTATGAACCGACCGATCAGAACATCATCTGCACCTACCAGAACGGCGTGAAGCTGCTGATCGACTTCCTGCCCGATCCGTTCGGCAATCGCGGGCCGCGATGGATCACCCGCCTGGGCACCTGCCCGGTTCGTTTCGTCGGCGAGGAAGGCTCCGTAGAAACGGGCGACGAAGGTGAGATCGTCGCCAGCTCGCCCGCCCTGGCGAAAGAGTTGGAGCAGACCCAGCGGGTCCGCGGTCTCGATGTCTCCGCGCACGCGCGGAACTTTTTTGACTGCGTCAAAAGCCGCCAGCAGGCGGTTTGCAATCCAACCGTCATGCGACGTTCGCACATTGCCTGCCATGCTGCTGCGTTGTCCTGGATCCTGCAGCGGAAGCTCACGATCGATCCCCAGACAGAGACCTTTGTTAACGACGACGAAGCCAATCGCCTGCGCTACCGCGCGGCGCGCGACTGGGCGTAA
- a CDS encoding PP2C family serine/threonine-protein phosphatase, whose amino-acid sequence MDPQQPRRVDRTDYTTDASTRARALQALVDGLKLSDLQRTWAFNFENREIADDVMTAILTPYKSGAIDYKEAQLRWVDIYNEHKPPAKASPPPAATPAAPPPTATTTPEPDSSPPAAAQPATAKPASAAPEPPPAEPLESTMPVTPVKPQWNNLEPPADDPDFVLNETSRVERLNDWQAIGASVRGKSHAHKGTFRDDAFDMATCGDWTLTAVSDGAGSSPLSRVAAQIACAKVVKSLQGTLANYTLSAPPGDMEKLNSDLTRLRSFLVEAGRVAQEAVLREVNQRGLQVRDMYATLLVMVHTAWGKHEIVAALQVGDGAIGVLFEKDSGEQECTVLGDADHGEYSSETRFLTTPGIDREFSSRVKFTVKSRIQCIAVMSDGVSDDFFPEEKRLIQLFCGDPISVEGMLSSSGEPVPGVLTDLLVPGKHSAANLGADLVAWLQYEKRGSFDDRTLVLLHRSPA is encoded by the coding sequence ATGGATCCCCAACAACCGCGCCGAGTCGATCGGACCGACTACACGACCGACGCCTCCACGCGAGCCCGCGCCCTGCAGGCCCTGGTCGATGGACTGAAGCTAAGCGATCTCCAGCGCACCTGGGCGTTCAACTTTGAAAACCGGGAAATCGCAGACGATGTAATGACGGCCATCCTGACGCCCTACAAAAGCGGGGCGATCGACTATAAAGAAGCTCAGCTGCGCTGGGTCGACATCTACAACGAGCACAAGCCGCCAGCCAAAGCCAGCCCGCCCCCCGCGGCCACTCCCGCGGCCCCGCCGCCGACAGCCACAACCACGCCAGAGCCCGACTCTTCCCCGCCCGCTGCAGCCCAACCTGCGACCGCCAAACCTGCTTCCGCGGCGCCGGAACCACCGCCAGCCGAGCCGCTGGAATCGACCATGCCGGTGACGCCCGTCAAACCGCAATGGAACAACCTGGAGCCGCCGGCCGACGACCCGGATTTTGTCCTGAACGAAACGAGCCGGGTGGAACGCCTGAATGACTGGCAAGCAATTGGAGCCAGCGTGCGCGGCAAATCGCACGCCCACAAGGGAACTTTTCGCGATGACGCCTTTGACATGGCGACCTGCGGGGACTGGACGCTGACCGCGGTTTCCGACGGCGCCGGCTCGTCGCCCCTGTCGCGGGTGGCCGCCCAGATCGCCTGCGCCAAAGTCGTCAAAAGCCTGCAGGGTACGCTCGCCAATTACACGCTGTCCGCGCCGCCGGGCGACATGGAAAAGCTGAACAGCGATCTCACCCGCTTGCGGAGCTTCCTGGTCGAAGCCGGCCGCGTCGCCCAGGAGGCCGTCCTCCGCGAGGTCAACCAGCGCGGACTGCAGGTCCGCGACATGTACGCCACGCTGCTCGTCATGGTGCATACAGCCTGGGGCAAGCACGAGATTGTCGCCGCCCTGCAGGTCGGCGACGGAGCGATCGGCGTGCTGTTTGAAAAAGATTCCGGCGAACAGGAGTGCACCGTGCTGGGCGACGCCGACCATGGCGAGTACTCCAGCGAAACCCGCTTCCTCACCACGCCCGGCATCGACCGCGAGTTTTCCAGCCGCGTCAAGTTCACCGTGAAAAGCCGGATCCAGTGCATCGCCGTCATGTCCGACGGCGTGAGCGACGACTTCTTCCCGGAAGAGAAGCGCCTGATCCAGCTCTTCTGCGGCGATCCGATCTCCGTCGAAGGCATGCTCTCCAGTTCGGGCGAACCGGTCCCCGGCGTGCTTACAGACCTGCTTGTCCCCGGGAAACATTCGGCCGCCAACCTGGGAGCCGATCTGGTCGCCTGGCTGCAGTACGAAAAACGCGGCTCGTTCGACGACCGCACC
- a CDS encoding vWA domain-containing protein: MADSEGQAARTQANQLPSNLVAKEFGKVYVHREGDRCHVDFTVWIQELEGAMAEGWQTGVALDASASMKNWYGRALIGKIPDDAAKEYVQKGWIVSRSEDGRNVQVALPVAYKDAMQRGYLKMSDNIVEPWARKFIGYLASELDADGGTTVVYWACGDGSGFEVLGDFTSEQCETLALKGPETQKFGNGTRLVPAMKYFLERFDDAERGMYVFITDGRLDDLDEVKKYTTELAQQIDAKTRNFVKLVLIGVGDDIDEDQMTELDDLDTGVDVDLWDHKIAVELRALSEIIVELVGENRIVAPTATVYDSTGAEVKRFSDGLPAQGSFSMPADSDFFELEVGGQRIKQTVVV, translated from the coding sequence ATGGCAGATTCTGAAGGGCAGGCGGCCCGCACCCAGGCCAACCAGTTGCCCAGCAACCTGGTGGCGAAAGAGTTCGGCAAGGTCTACGTCCATCGCGAAGGCGACCGCTGCCATGTGGATTTCACCGTGTGGATCCAGGAACTCGAAGGCGCCATGGCCGAAGGCTGGCAAACGGGCGTCGCTCTCGACGCCAGCGCTTCGATGAAGAACTGGTACGGCCGCGCGCTGATTGGCAAGATCCCCGACGACGCAGCCAAAGAGTACGTCCAGAAGGGCTGGATCGTCAGCCGCAGCGAGGACGGCCGCAACGTGCAAGTCGCACTGCCGGTCGCCTATAAAGACGCCATGCAGCGCGGCTATCTGAAAATGTCCGACAACATTGTGGAGCCCTGGGCCCGCAAGTTCATCGGCTATCTGGCTTCCGAACTGGACGCAGACGGCGGCACGACGGTTGTCTACTGGGCCTGCGGCGACGGCAGCGGTTTCGAAGTGCTGGGCGACTTCACCTCCGAGCAATGCGAGACGCTCGCGCTCAAAGGGCCGGAAACACAAAAGTTCGGCAACGGCACCCGACTGGTCCCGGCAATGAAGTACTTTCTGGAACGCTTCGACGACGCCGAACGCGGCATGTACGTGTTTATTACCGACGGCCGGCTCGACGATCTCGACGAAGTGAAAAAATACACCACCGAGCTCGCCCAGCAGATCGACGCCAAAACCCGGAACTTTGTCAAACTGGTGCTGATCGGCGTCGGCGACGATATCGATGAAGACCAGATGACGGAGCTTGACGACCTGGATACGGGCGTCGATGTCGACCTGTGGGACCACAAGATCGCCGTGGAACTTCGTGCACTGAGCGAGATCATCGTGGAACTGGTGGGCGAAAACCGGATCGTCGCGCCCACGGCGACGGTTTACGATTCCACCGGCGCCGAAGTCAAACGCTTCTCTGACGGGCTGCCTGCACAGGGCTCGTTCAGCATGCCGGCGGACAGCGACTTTTTTGAACTCGAAGTGGGCGGACAGCGGATCAAACAGACGGTTGTTGTTTGA
- a CDS encoding vWA domain-containing protein has protein sequence MNPVGLPVMRRLPVYLLLDCSGSMVGEPIEAIKTGLQAFVSALNDDPQAMETVWVSVITFSSVAEQRVPLMDVTEFQPPELDPRGATALGEALEVLGECIDVEVRKTTPEQKGDWRPMVFLFTDGEPTDAWQEAARQFRAADLGSLIVCGAGPEVQDATLKQLSDTVIHLKDTHPGTLISFMQWVTQAVATTSKALGTQPPAEENYLNDLPAGQGISVIP, from the coding sequence ATGAACCCCGTGGGTCTGCCTGTGATGCGGCGGTTGCCCGTCTATCTGCTGCTCGATTGTTCGGGCTCAATGGTCGGCGAACCGATCGAAGCAATCAAAACCGGCCTGCAGGCATTCGTCAGTGCTCTGAACGATGATCCTCAGGCTATGGAAACGGTCTGGGTCAGTGTCATCACGTTTTCCAGCGTGGCCGAGCAACGGGTTCCGCTGATGGATGTCACCGAGTTCCAGCCGCCCGAGCTGGACCCCCGCGGCGCCACGGCCCTGGGAGAAGCGCTCGAAGTGCTGGGCGAATGTATCGACGTGGAAGTGCGGAAAACGACCCCGGAACAAAAAGGGGACTGGCGGCCGATGGTGTTCCTGTTTACCGACGGCGAGCCAACAGACGCCTGGCAGGAAGCGGCGCGGCAGTTCCGCGCGGCCGACCTGGGTTCGCTGATCGTCTGCGGAGCCGGACCCGAAGTACAGGACGCCACCTTGAAGCAGCTGAGCGATACGGTGATTCATCTCAAAGACACCCATCCCGGCACGCTGATCAGTTTCATGCAGTGGGTCACCCAGGCCGTCGCCACGACCAGCAAAGCGTTAGGAACACAGCCCCCTGCGGAAGAGAACTACCTGAACGATCTTCCTGCGGGCCAGGGGATCAGCGTCATTCCGTAA
- a CDS encoding vWA domain-containing protein, with amino-acid sequence MGIFDRLFGGGASAEPKSRQLPSSMVAKEFGEVNVCAGKELAQVEFTILMEPTGSDAEGWQTGMAIDASASMSHVFGRGLDEGPKGWPPEPLLNEHQKKGWMEIVQYQGKNYPVFTDEGKSDLVQRGHFNWSRNVVEPIIRRVTAYLASELDADGGTTCIYWACGDGRQLEEIGDLTAEACETAVFQGPQRVAMGQGTYLAPAVRYFEERFRDAKMGMYIFITDGELHDLEEVKQETTRICRKIAAGERNKMKCVLIGIGDAVNVEQMEELDDLDSGVDVDVWDHKIAKEMRFMTEIFAELVSENQIVAPTGRIFDSFGTEVKSYSDGLPAKVSFTMPANSTFFELEAGGQRIKQSVEFPKS; translated from the coding sequence ATGGGGATTTTTGATCGACTCTTCGGAGGCGGCGCTTCGGCAGAGCCCAAAAGCCGCCAGCTGCCCAGCAGCATGGTCGCCAAAGAATTTGGCGAAGTGAACGTGTGCGCCGGCAAGGAACTCGCCCAGGTGGAGTTCACCATTCTGATGGAGCCCACCGGCTCCGACGCCGAAGGCTGGCAAACCGGCATGGCCATCGATGCCAGCGCGTCGATGTCGCATGTGTTCGGCCGCGGGCTGGATGAAGGCCCCAAGGGCTGGCCGCCCGAGCCGCTGCTGAACGAACACCAGAAAAAGGGCTGGATGGAGATCGTCCAGTACCAGGGGAAGAACTATCCCGTTTTTACCGACGAGGGGAAAAGCGATCTGGTGCAGCGCGGCCATTTCAACTGGTCCAGGAATGTGGTCGAGCCAATCATCCGCCGGGTCACCGCCTACCTGGCCTCGGAACTCGACGCCGACGGCGGCACGACGTGTATCTACTGGGCCTGCGGCGACGGTCGCCAGCTGGAAGAAATTGGCGACCTGACCGCCGAAGCCTGTGAGACGGCCGTCTTCCAGGGACCGCAGCGCGTCGCCATGGGGCAGGGTACTTACCTGGCGCCGGCCGTGCGTTACTTCGAAGAACGCTTCCGCGACGCCAAAATGGGAATGTACATCTTCATTACCGATGGCGAACTGCACGATCTAGAGGAAGTGAAACAGGAAACGACCAGAATCTGCCGCAAGATCGCCGCCGGCGAACGCAACAAAATGAAGTGCGTGCTGATCGGCATCGGCGACGCCGTGAATGTCGAACAGATGGAAGAACTCGACGACCTGGACTCGGGCGTCGATGTCGATGTCTGGGACCACAAGATCGCCAAAGAAATGCGGTTCATGACCGAGATCTTCGCCGAACTGGTCAGCGAGAACCAGATAGTAGCGCCAACAGGGAGGATCTTCGACAGCTTCGGCACGGAAGTCAAATCGTACTCCGACGGCCTGCCGGCCAAAGTCAGTTTCACCATGCCCGCCAACTCCACGTTCTTTGAACTGGAAGCCGGCGGCCAGCGCATTAAACAGTCGGTTGAATTCCCCAAATCGTAA
- a CDS encoding TerY-C metal binding domain-containing protein translates to MHFRRLPIYLLLDCSESMAGEAIEQVERGMHAMVDELKSDPSALETAWISVITFSRYAKQETPLTELVQFQPPRLTIRPGTALGTALRLLTDSIGKEVRKTSATQKGDYRPIVFLFTDGQPTDEYQAAAARLRAANPRLANIYAIGCGPDVDSDVLRSFTDIVLNLKNMTPEGWRKTFVWLTASVQSTSIALERGGEGKPMSLPNMPSDTLEIAPPSSGYRDPRPRQVFLYSWCEKTRQPYLMRFIREEYGHLYNAAAAHKLDQVETWSGEETSPGVNTDQLQGVPACPYCANPIAAMCYCGALSCAPLDPNAVVTCPKCNISGTAGPSQGGFDVRGAEG, encoded by the coding sequence ATGCATTTTCGCAGACTCCCTATCTATCTGTTATTGGACTGTTCCGAGTCGATGGCGGGCGAAGCCATTGAGCAGGTCGAACGCGGCATGCACGCCATGGTCGATGAACTGAAAAGCGACCCCAGCGCTTTGGAAACGGCCTGGATCAGCGTGATCACGTTCTCGCGTTACGCCAAACAGGAAACACCGCTGACAGAGCTGGTGCAGTTCCAGCCGCCCCGCTTGACGATTCGGCCCGGCACCGCGCTCGGCACCGCCCTGCGGCTGTTGACCGACTCCATCGGCAAGGAAGTGCGGAAAACGTCCGCAACCCAAAAGGGCGACTATCGCCCGATCGTCTTCCTGTTTACCGACGGTCAGCCCACCGATGAGTACCAGGCCGCCGCCGCCCGGTTGCGGGCGGCCAACCCGCGACTGGCCAACATCTACGCCATTGGCTGCGGTCCCGATGTCGACTCCGATGTGCTCCGCAGCTTTACCGACATTGTGCTGAACCTCAAAAACATGACGCCCGAAGGCTGGCGCAAGACGTTCGTCTGGCTCACTGCCTCCGTGCAAAGCACCAGCATCGCCCTGGAACGCGGCGGCGAAGGGAAGCCCATGTCGCTACCCAACATGCCCAGCGACACGCTCGAAATCGCCCCGCCATCCAGCGGCTATCGTGACCCGCGGCCGAGACAGGTTTTCTTGTATTCCTGGTGCGAGAAAACCCGCCAGCCGTACCTGATGCGGTTCATTCGCGAGGAATACGGCCACCTTTATAACGCGGCCGCCGCCCACAAACTGGATCAGGTGGAAACCTGGTCGGGCGAAGAAACGTCGCCTGGCGTCAACACCGATCAGCTGCAGGGAGTGCCGGCTTGCCCTTACTGCGCCAACCCGATCGCGGCCATGTGTTATTGCGGAGCGTTGTCCTGCGCCCCGCTGGATCCGAATGCCGTGGTCACCTGTCCCAAGTGCAATATTTCCGGCACCGCCGGCCCCAGCCAGGGCGGCTTTGATGTCCGCGGCGCCGAAGGATGA
- a CDS encoding vWA domain-containing protein: MPKVRSPNKPLSTVNVFPQADGTIDVEACFMPDPDLLAGEGSSRAVLALDASRSIKAAYGDSGPFGGGSPNYVQAVARKIGEILADTTKDGKVSMLYWAMGLGNDTEAIGEFDSVGCQQAKISGPKKNWGKGTRLMPVIKSIVDNDYAQADWVMGVIITDGIIEDEQDCIDYCMQLGEGLLQQVNAGQRRKDSLKLVLIGVGEEVDVGQLERFDDMFEGSSLESDIDLWSSGVAADMQDEEDILGVVFGELMSEETIVADSGRILDSQGNEVASFSDGLPGKFRFKLPSGSSGFKVTTPKGEVEQDISEAVAGN; this comes from the coding sequence ATGCCGAAGGTTCGATCGCCGAACAAACCGCTTTCCACGGTCAATGTGTTTCCGCAAGCGGACGGCACGATTGATGTGGAAGCCTGCTTTATGCCCGATCCCGATCTGCTGGCGGGCGAAGGCAGCTCCCGGGCCGTGCTTGCCCTGGACGCCTCCCGCTCGATCAAGGCGGCCTACGGCGACAGCGGCCCGTTCGGCGGCGGCAGCCCCAACTACGTGCAAGCCGTCGCCCGCAAAATTGGCGAGATCCTGGCCGACACCACCAAAGACGGCAAGGTTTCTATGCTGTACTGGGCGATGGGACTGGGAAACGATACCGAAGCCATCGGCGAGTTCGACAGCGTCGGTTGCCAGCAAGCCAAAATCAGCGGGCCAAAAAAGAACTGGGGCAAGGGCACCCGGCTGATGCCCGTCATCAAGTCGATCGTCGATAACGACTACGCGCAAGCCGACTGGGTCATGGGCGTGATCATCACCGACGGCATCATCGAAGACGAACAGGACTGCATCGATTATTGCATGCAACTGGGCGAAGGTTTGCTGCAGCAGGTCAACGCCGGGCAGCGCCGGAAGGACTCGCTCAAACTGGTTCTGATCGGCGTCGGCGAAGAAGTCGATGTGGGCCAGCTCGAACGCTTCGACGATATGTTCGAAGGCTCGTCCCTGGAAAGCGATATCGATCTGTGGTCCTCCGGCGTCGCTGCCGACATGCAAGACGAGGAAGACATTCTGGGCGTAGTTTTTGGCGAACTGATGAGCGAGGAAACGATTGTCGCCGACAGCGGCCGTATCCTCGACAGCCAGGGGAACGAAGTCGCCAGTTTCAGCGACGGGCTCCCCGGCAAGTTCCGCTTCAAACTGCCGTCCGGCTCCAGCGGCTTTAAAGTCACTACGCCCAAAGGCGAAGTCGAGCAGGATATCAGCGAAGCCGTGGCCGGCAACTAG
- a CDS encoding alpha/beta hydrolase — protein sequence MKISTTLPFVLLGLFGVSTLHGADEPEVKLTPGETAIRKHLSDDDYRITTIRLWPNEAPDEPRPIGEETVVKGERGDRIERVTQPSMTIARPTNAPTPTPAVIVCPGGGYGSLGIETGGVDVVQWLKEAGVAGVYLKYRVPKRHQGYAMHHHALQDIQRAVCLLRSRAQELQIDPDRIGVIGFSAGGNLAAMLSGNHGTMDRLYERIDKADEASCRPNFVAMVAPAYLTDPILSDNLVPELKLDTADRNQTPPTFIASATTDKFTVGSCHYLLALRDKRVSVELHLYERGGHAEGIHDGPDNQWPVMFKDWMLRKGLLGESHAEK from the coding sequence ATGAAGATCTCCACAACCTTGCCATTCGTCCTGCTCGGCCTGTTTGGGGTTTCCACTCTCCATGGGGCCGATGAACCGGAAGTGAAATTGACGCCTGGCGAAACGGCGATCCGAAAGCATCTTTCTGACGACGATTACCGCATCACGACCATACGCCTTTGGCCGAATGAAGCACCCGACGAACCCCGACCGATCGGAGAGGAAACGGTCGTCAAAGGGGAACGCGGCGATCGGATCGAAAGAGTGACGCAGCCTTCGATGACCATCGCGCGGCCGACGAACGCGCCCACGCCCACGCCGGCGGTGATCGTCTGCCCAGGCGGCGGTTATGGCTCCCTCGGGATTGAAACCGGGGGCGTCGATGTCGTCCAATGGCTCAAGGAGGCAGGCGTCGCCGGGGTCTATCTGAAGTATCGTGTTCCCAAACGCCATCAGGGCTACGCGATGCATCACCATGCACTTCAGGACATTCAGCGGGCCGTTTGCCTGTTGCGAAGCCGCGCCCAGGAACTGCAGATCGATCCCGATCGCATCGGAGTCATCGGCTTTTCGGCAGGCGGCAACCTTGCCGCGATGCTGTCGGGCAATCATGGCACGATGGACCGACTCTATGAAAGGATCGACAAAGCGGATGAGGCCAGTTGTCGTCCCAATTTTGTGGCGATGGTGGCTCCGGCCTACCTGACGGACCCGATCCTCTCCGATAACCTCGTCCCGGAATTGAAACTGGATACTGCCGATCGAAACCAGACGCCGCCGACCTTTATTGCTTCGGCCACAACAGACAAATTCACGGTCGGCTCTTGTCACTATTTGCTGGCACTGCGGGATAAACGCGTCTCCGTCGAACTTCATCTCTACGAACGCGGCGGACATGCCGAGGGCATACATGACGGGCCCGACAATCAATGGCCTGTCATGTTCAAGGACTGGATGCTCCGCAAAGGTCTACTTGGGGAATCGCACGCCGAGAAGTAA